The genomic stretch tgattttatggtaaaacctcaactttctttaaaATGTGAATATTATGCAATTTAGGGTGACTTGCATATAACTCAAGTAATGGATGCTTGGCCTCGCCTATTTACGAAAAATTCAGCTATAGTAGTGCTTCCAAGTCATTTGTTCCGTCCATCAtgctaagaccatctccaacaatgacttataacctaaaattccccttttttttcccccaaaaacccactccaacccatgtgctaaataaaacctaaaacccaaaacttaaAAGAAGGCCAAATACCAGCCCGTTTTTAGGCCAAAAGTCATTATGGGCCCTACCTGTTGTGAGTGAAACACGGGCTGTGAAGCCCACTTTCCTTTCAGCCACTCTCCCACGCGCCGCACACGCCAAAACAAATCCCCACCCGACAGCCCCACGTGGGCTGTTCCCTGAGCAATAATTCCAATAAGTAGCCGTTGGGTTGCTTTATAGATCTAACGGTGACTGATTATTGGaccgttggttaatccaacggtccaggttcaaattttttttatttttttttagttttatatttatgtatttattgaatccaacggcttatatcaaatataattaaatataacggtaaaaaaaaagatataacggtccaaatttaaatccaacggctagaataatttataaaaattatttaacttaaaattcaaccaaaaactctataaatacctatgtatttgttcaaacatccacacaaaactcacttttctcctacaattcttccaatttttctttataccatttattctcatttctagaattttcaagatggcaaaagagcatgttagaggtcgtaattggacctttgacgaagatattgctttatgtttggtATGGATTTcgattagcgaagatggtgccgtcggcaccaatcaaaatagaaaggttttatggggtaaaatcgttgataagttccatgaaaactccaacgctggtcgaagggaagttggtggtgtttatgatcggtggaagattatcaacaaagcgtgcaCTTTATGGaaaggaagcttggagagagccatggttgacatgcctagtggaaggggcgcctcagaaattgtgagtttatttgttgatattttagttgtcatgtacataatagtattttgcaactaattgtttttatgtatttgttgcatagggtgacaaagcaatgacaatttacaagacaagaactacaccaaaaaatcaagcttttaagttgcatcatgcttggaacatcctcaaggattgtccgaggtagggaaccgatgcgaaccaacaatgtggaagattatttcataatgaagccccacccccaaatgatgtcaatgaaggtgtgaattttgccgacaatgaaggtgtcgaacaaatgacaccaacttcttcttttgcaaggcccccgggtagagataagcaaaaggaagcaaagagaaaagggaagtcccaagatccgacACGTGCACAATTTGCTAGCGAAATGGCAATAATGAACGAAATCCAATGCCGtcggcaagaagaatcggcccaaatgcttttggccatgaaggaacaaggggatagggagcaagaaaggtatgaaacaaatttgataatggaggacctcgacaaatacactccagagaggaagagatacttacgtggtaagcaaaaggaaattttacgaaggaatgccacaagaagtatatttcaagatgatgattcatctcaagactatcacccaagtccatcaccaagtcaagatggtgaatatcattattaagtttatgtagtctatgagttttcgattgtattaagtttatgtagtttattaattgttttttttattttttaagtttatgtggtttattaattgtcttttttattttttaagtttatgtggtttattaaatgtcgttggtattaagtttatgtggtttatcttgattttcatgtattaatttagtgatttttcaaaatttatcggaatttaaatatttttaggttaaaatgttcataaaattaatttaggatagtctacataatttttttttttttaagttaatttaaaaaaaaaagccttaattcattctttgataatctggggctaaaattttaagtcagaatagttggagtagaaaagctgtttttgggctaaatatttttgggttttaggttaccattggagatggtctaactaGTGGTGATTGATGAAACACATGGTCAATTTACCTGTAAGTGGGTGAGGTTGCCAAGCTTAGTGATATCAttaacatattattttttttcatctcacaGTTCAAACAGAAATGTCATGTTTGTAACATATTCTTACTTTGGGTAGTGATTTCCAtgcatttgatttgatttttttttaatttttgttaaattaattgaaCTAGGGGAGAATCaaagtacaaaaataaatatatgtgtACAGAAAGATAACAATATTGGTTTTTAAATGCTACAGTCCGATGCCTTGGGCTTTCAAGATGGCGTAATTAAATTGGGATTTGGaaggattttaaattttttttaagatgtaGATTTTGTTAAGATTTGTAGAATCTGGATTTCATTTGaggattttgatggatttcTTTTGTGGGAGAGGATCCTCGCCGTATCTTTTTGTAGGGATCTCAAGGATACTCTAACCTCattcgttcatcatatattgtACGACTAATTTTTGTCaggtattgtttatattcaattttaaatgaaaaaatttacaatgattttttaCTGCATAACGTATGTTGAGGATCCCCACTCTTCTTTTGTGGAGTTTGATCGGTTttttggaaagggatcctctccggatcccttccaaaTCCATCAAATCACCTAATACGGGTCCTTGAATTTTGATCTaatggctaaagttattataacttttaaaggtgTCACGTGTTTGTAattattagatcaaatttcaagaacctagattgattgattgggtggatttggtgaAAGGAATCCTTCCTTCTtcggttttttatatttttgcgcTCTTttcacacccaaaaaaaaaaaaaaacaataaaataacgaTTGAACGTCGAACTGCCACCAATCCCTGCTTGACGTCTCATCAGCAAGAGAGGAAGGAAAGACCGAATCAGAAAAAGCAAAATTGTTTCCCATGTTTATGCAGAAGCCAAACAAGGCAGAAACTCTAAATGCACTTTTAGCTAAAGGATAttaattcctttttttatttggttgacAAAGGATATTAATTCGCAAAAGACAGAAAAAATCCGCAACCCAAACTCGATCATAACCAAAACGGCCATGGCCGTCGTCAAGCCATTAGGGTTTCACTTGCCTGACCTTGTCATCCAAAACATCATCCAAGTCCTTCCCGCTAAAGCTGCTATCCGGATGAGCTTTCTttctaaggaaaactaacgaaaatagtttgaaaactttgagttttaacgataaggagaaaataaagggtaaagtgaataatatcaagattgacattttaatgtaaaaatgtggtttttcgttaaagtgaatagtatcggagcttttcgttaaagttcccttctTTCTAAGCAATGGGACCGCGTGTGGTGTTCAGGCTCCATATTAGATTTCGATGAGGGTCGTGATGACGAAAATCTTGATCATGATCAACACAAAAAGTTCATCAACATCTTGAAGAAATGCCTGGAGCTCTTTGAGAAGGATAAGCAAAGGAAAGATACATTAGATAAACTTAGGGTTCACATGACAGGGTACTTGTACAAAGAGGACGCCAAGATCGTAGATAAGTTGTTGAGTTGCTCGTTTGAGAGAAACATCAAATAGTTAGACATAACCCTAGGTAGATTATTTCAGAGCGATTGGGACTCGATGCAAAACTAGTACTGCTTATCTCGAATGAGTTTTCTTGATGCAAAATCTTTAACTACTCTCAGTTTGAGGTACATGAGAATAAAGAACATGCACAGAAGTAATGAGGAGACTATGCATATATATAAGCCTTCTTCCCTCTTTGAAAACTACGAGCCTCAAAGCCGTGCGCTTCGAAAGTGATGCTCTATTTTTCTTAATTCAGGAGTGCCCTTCCATTGAGTATTTGTCTTTAACTTACTCCTATTTTGAAAAAGACGATAACATTAATCTTGTGAGTTCTAGTCTCAAGTTCTTGGAAGTTAAGCATTGCAATGCTCGGGTTATTGTAGTTTGGGATGCTCCGAATCTTGAATCTTTTATGTTTATTTCATCGAGCTTTTCGCTCCTTGAGAGTATAATGTTGTATGATTCCTGCAACTTGAAGCATATTGTTCTTCATGCTCAGCACCTAAGACGATTGCATATATATGGAAGTCATGATAGTTTGAAAGCCACAATCACTGCTCCAAATCTAGTTTCTTTTGATTTAGACCACCATCTCACTGAACGAATTTTGGGACGAAGACAATTTACTCAACGCCTTCAACGGGCCATGGAAATATTTCCCTACACTGGCAGATTTTCTTAAAGAGTTTGCTTGCTCCGAAAATGTAACCCTCATCGTTTGCAACTGTAAGGTACGTACGTATCTGTTTTTGCTTTCATCAGTTTACGTAGTGCAGTATCTTTACATGTTGAAAACTTCCAATTTTTGGATTCCTAATTTGTTAATCGTGAATTTGGTATAGGTTGTAATCTTTCCAGATGAATTCAGAAACACCTTCTCATCCGCATTGCCTGGTCTGATAAAGTCCCTCCAGCTCATGGCCTCGAATCCTCCAAGAACTGAGACAGAATATTCTGACTTGGTAAATTCCTTGTGTTAGGTTGCTCCTTCTGCAAAGACAATTTTTCCACAGTTAATTGATCCACTGCTTGTTTTGTAGCCATATGTTTGGACGAGGATTTGCAAATACCAAAAGATTGAGGATATACCCATTATCCGAAAATTTAACTTTCCCCGTCcaaactctttattttttttagcctATAACCCGTCGTATCATATTTATTTGAATAAAACCCAATAATTAGATCCAACTAAGCAACTTACCATATCAAGTGTGTGTgtcagttttatattttttggattCCTAATATACCCTCATCTAAGCCAATATAAAAAGGTCTTGTAATTACGTTTTAATTGATCATGTGCATTGAATTTGGCAAGGTATTGTAGCCACGAAATCTGGTTCTAGATACAGGAATTGATTtcgaaatatttttaatttcaacaatatatttcaatttgaatatacctaatttagtgtttaatttcaacaatatctattgtttaattttataaaagtAGTTTACCTACTGTATGTATGAAAATAACTTATGtactatttatttatatgaaaataaTGTACCTATCTTTGAATATTTACAAAGTAGTTAATGTATctgcttttttaatttttaacaaaattaatttacctacttctTTTTATGGTATTATTAGTATACATAATGTTGAATATATGTCCGTAATTAGGTTTTGAATTGGGGGAGTTCACATAAAATTAAAACGTATGAGAGATATGGTGGcatgattttgtaaataaacTCAAAATCATGGACGCCTTTTATTCAACATGACATCATattcaaaatttgggttttatttagaagttatcAATGTCATACATGTGGGTTTTTGTCAAGAATTTAAGAGTTGTAAAGGTCTAAATCCAAGGAACCCACTATATAGATGGATTTGAAATGTATTAATTGCAGGGTCACATACAAGGacacaaacaaaacatttacaACAAAGAGTAGTTATTTGTGAATATCTCTCCGATATATGCATTGTATATCTACTTATCTACTCAATTTATATCccttgaatttagattttttctGGATGTCTGTGTCTGGAGCTGACGGATCAGAGAATCCAAACCACTCAATTTAAATAATGTCGTCCTTATTAGTCCATTCCATTGACCGACCTCACACAAAACAAGGTCTTCAACAGCCCATATCTCTTTATTGCTGTCTTGAAAGGCCCAAACTCTCTAATCCGTCaaagatccggagagaatctGAATTGATATCCCTTTATATAATCTTTCTGTTTTGCATGTATGACTATACTCTAGTCTAAAATTCCTCGGTTTGTCATGAAGACAGGAAATTCTCAACCCAAACaatcaaaacaagaagaagaataagtCGAGAAATAACTTTGTAGTATAAAGGTATATCTGCTGTAACCCAATTATAGTTGGTGGCATCTTGGCATATCAATGAAGTAAGGTTGATTGGGCTCCGTAGCCAAAACTTAATGAGCATAGATTGTTGTTATCTTCAACACTCGTTTGGTGGTTAAAATTGAACAAGGACCAAGTCCAAACTAACTATAAAAAGTTTTACCGCTCAAAATAAAACTTAGAATACACGATATATTAGAATATTATCTAATTTAAGAACTCCAGTCTTAACAGTAACTTTACCAAACAACAATTGCGTCATCGAAGGAGCCCTAGATCACTGTGTAGCCCATTCATAGCAATTTAGCAAGATTATGAAATTTTGACgagttttatgaaaacctttgttgctttttcttttcctgTGGCCTTTTCTTCTCctaataaagtttaaaacagcgggccttttttttttttttttttttttgcctaacAAAAGGGCTAATAACCCTACCAAAGAGAAATTACAAGATAATGTGGCGATGTTGAGAAATTCTAGAAATATTAGACAATAATAACTGCTTTAAAAAAGATGAAGCTTGCTCAAAATAGATCGTATCCAATAGATGCGAGAGACTCAGTTGGCCAACTCATCAGCAATGAAATCCTTTTAATTACTAATATCCTtgtatttgaaaaaataaattatcaagTATCCTATGATGCGCTCCCATACATCACTCAACTTCAACAAGGTCCTACATTATATACCTACACCCACTAAACAAGCCAATAATCACCTACtttaatttccttttttctttttctgtacaGAAGTTCATTCCCTTCGATCTGCAGCTGAAAAGGTTGATTAATATATTCATAGTGCGAGGATAAATTAAGTTAATATATTCACACACAAATGGAAAAcgccaacaaaagaaaaattaatttcactTGTTAGAGAGAAGACAATGCAACCATAAAAAATatgtttgaaaataaaatgctaACCATCATACTATTATTGAATCTTTTTATacgtttatttattttgtatatttgtatttttgttaaGGAGATCAAGCGTCGGTGTCCATGTAGTCCAACCTCTCACAAGTTTCTTTCTTCAAACCAATCTGGCTTTTTTGGAGTGTACTTCTGCCGACACACGTAGTTagcttaatttaatttctttttgtttgtttgttttgactAATCAGGATTATTATATAGCTTAATCACCTCCTGGATTAGCATAATTACTTGCTTGGCCGTATGCATGAGGACAATGATGTTGCCATTTTATCTActttatattcaaaattatatcaaaataattatgtttTGACAtcctatttttcaaatttagggACCCATAGGAAGAACAAAAGTCCTTAATTGTATTCAAAATCTATGATTCTATGTTATTAACCAGCTTGATCTTTGGAATATCATGTATCAACTAATTCAATCATTTCTCCCTTATTAATCTAAGTGTCTGACCCATGGCTTTCATGTTTTAATCACTATGGTTCAATCACAGCTTCAAATTCCAATGCTCTTCTTAGGAACTTAAACATCCATTTGAGATTTGACCCTCACTCTCTAGGCAACATTGTTGTTAACTCTGGTGACGACTGGCTAGGTGATTACCCTTTACCTACACTTACAGTATGCAACTGCAACACCTTAAACCAATAACacgatactgtttattttaactttttcacTTGACATCATGTTATTAGGCCGGAATGCTACGCACGTGTCTCTTTATAAGAGTACTAGCATTAGTCGTTCACGTAAATGCAAGGCATGATGAGAAGAAGTTTCATACAACAAAGATGTAACTATGATTGTATTTAACTCAGTCATGTACTATTGTGTGCGAAAGTTAAAATTCATGACAAtacataattaaataaacataCCACCACAATTACATTTCCATTGTAAGTTTCTTTGTAAAATGAATCATTGTTATACATGTGAGCGTGAGTGACTGATGTTACCATATATAATGTGCATTCTATACGTAAGGGTAAGGTATAATCTCATAAACTCACAATTATATAAATGCAATTATCATCCCAAGGGCCCACTAATACATTATATGCCCTCATCCATCCCTCCCTACCTAAACCAAGCTGGCAACATTTTGAGGGACCGTATACACCACATCAAACACCACTGTACAGCACTAGCTACTACACTGCTTGCCCATCACTCATCCCTCATCGCATATAACCACACACCCACTTCCTTCCATTCATCCCCTCTACATTCCACCATGCAGAAACCATCAGCCATCACCACCACCCTAGCCCTCTCTGCCCTTTTCCTCTTCCTCCTATCCTCGACATCCCAAGCGCACAACATTACGCGCATACTCGACAAGCACCCCTCCCTCTCCACCTTCAACCACTACCTCAGCCTTACCCACCTCGCCACTGAGATCAACCGCCGCCAGACCATCACCGTCCTCGCCCTCGACAATGCCGCCATGTCATCCCTCACTTCCAAAGGACTCTCGATTTACACCATAAAAAATGTGCTCTCCCTCCATGTTCTCGTGGATTACTTTGGCTCCAAGAAACTCCACCAGATCACCCACGGCACCACCTTGGCTAGCAGCATGTTCCAGGCCACCGGGGTGGCGGCCGGGACCTCGGGGTACGTGAACATCACCAACCTCAAGGGTGGTAAAGTCGGGTTTGGAGCTGAAGACAATGATGGGAAACTCAACTCCTTCTATGTCAAGTCTGTGCTGGAAATGCCGTACAACATCTCTGTCTTGCAAATCAGTCAGGTATACGTTTAATTTTGTCCACTGGACAGGTACAGCTAGTGGACGTTGCCATGTTACTCCACCGACATATAACATGAAACGACTACCTTTTTCAGGTACTAACTTCCGCTGAAGCCGAGGCGCCAACTGCCGGGCCAAGCCAGCTGAATCTAACGGCCATCATCTCAAAGCAAGGCTGCAAAGCCTTCGCCGACTTGCTCAAAGCTTCCGGAGCCGACTCCACCTTCGAGACAAACATCGACGGTGGCCTGACGGTGTTCTGCCCGACTGACTCCGTCGTCAACGCCTTCCTCCCCAAGTACAAAAACCTAACGGCGTCCCAGAAGCTGTCGCTGCTGCTCTACCACGGTGTCCCGGTCTACCAGTCCCTCCAGGATCTCAAATCCAACAACGGCCTCGTCAACACGCTGGCCACAGACAAGGCGAAGAAGTTCGATTTCACGGTTCAGAGTGACGGCGATGTTGTCAATTTGGAGACGGAGGTTGTGACGGCGAAGATCACGGGGACGGTGATCGATCAGGAGCCGTTGGTGGTTTATAAGGTGAACAAGGTATTGCAGCCAACGGAACTGTTTAAGGCGACGGTGGCTCCCGCACCGAAGGAGGTGGATGATTCGGATGAGGCGCCGTCGGATGATTCGGAGGATCAGACGGCTGATAGTGAGAAGAATGGAGTTGCGGGATTGGACGGTGGGAGATTGGTCGcggttgttttgagtttttgcctCGGGGTTTTGCTTTTGTGATTGGTTTGAGAAGGGTATTATTTTGTGattgatttttatttctttaatttaatcTGGTGAATAATATGTTGTAAAGATGTATTGT from Pyrus communis chromosome 7, drPyrComm1.1, whole genome shotgun sequence encodes the following:
- the LOC137740065 gene encoding fasciclin-like arabinogalactan protein 2, whose protein sequence is MQKPSAITTTLALSALFLFLLSSTSQAHNITRILDKHPSLSTFNHYLSLTHLATEINRRQTITVLALDNAAMSSLTSKGLSIYTIKNVLSLHVLVDYFGSKKLHQITHGTTLASSMFQATGVAAGTSGYVNITNLKGGKVGFGAEDNDGKLNSFYVKSVLEMPYNISVLQISQVLTSAEAEAPTAGPSQLNLTAIISKQGCKAFADLLKASGADSTFETNIDGGLTVFCPTDSVVNAFLPKYKNLTASQKLSLLLYHGVPVYQSLQDLKSNNGLVNTLATDKAKKFDFTVQSDGDVVNLETEVVTAKITGTVIDQEPLVVYKVNKVLQPTELFKATVAPAPKEVDDSDEAPSDDSEDQTADSEKNGVAGLDGGRLVAVVLSFCLGVLLL